A single region of the Gorilla gorilla gorilla isolate KB3781 chromosome 1, NHGRI_mGorGor1-v2.1_pri, whole genome shotgun sequence genome encodes:
- the LOC115930307 gene encoding transmembrane epididymal protein 1-like, translating into MIKCRWKAVLSKAQNLKWLHKVRLCLSIALLSFSGQIDGSMGTFIGHVYPGLFLFLYGLYQAVVMSKAIIFSDSLLYPLSPPRNKGRCARLWKIAYGGLLKMATGSLLTVYEVSCIKGGLILMNRELPSRFMYPKEWQHLTMFILLTLNGCVDFMSKNVLPQRCVGLEKGTLVLSIYELLLLMVSRVKDSEGVELHIHSLLILVVFLLLLVLTAELWAPNMCHLQLMETFLILMMGSWLMQAGFILYRPVSGYPWQDDDISDIMFVTTFFCWHVMINASFLLGIYGFSSFWYHCFRPSLKLTGPKEAPYYASTPGPLYKLLQEMGQSEKEDQALLLPKSSP; encoded by the coding sequence ATGATAAAATGTAGGTGGAAGGCAGTTCTTTCCAAAGCCCAGAACTTGAAGTGGCTGCATAAAGTGAGGCTGTGCCTGAGTATCGCACTTCTCTCCTTCAGTGGACAGATTGATGGTTCCATGGGAACCTTTATTGGTCATGTGTATCCAGGGCTGTTTCTGTTCTTATATGGACTATATCAGGCAGTAGTAATGTCCAAAGCTATAATATTCAGTGACTCTCTCCTGTATCCTTTGTCCCCTCCCAGGAATAAGGGAAGATGTGCCAGGCTGTGGAAAATAGCCTATGGAGGTTTGTTGAAGATGGCGACCGGCTCCCTGTTGACAGTTTATGAGGTCAGCTGCATTAAAGGAGGGTTGATATTGATGAACAGGGAGCTGCCATCAAGGTTCATGTACCCCAAAGAGTGGCAGCACCTCACCATGTTCATCCTCCTCACTCTTAATGGCTGTGTGGACTTCATGAGCAAGAACGTGCTGCCTCAGAGGTGTGTGGGCCTAGAAAAAGGTACCCTGGTCCTGAGCATCTACGAGCTCCTGCTGCTGATGGTGTCACGTGTTAAAGATTCAGAAGGGGTGGAACTGCACATTCATTCTCTGCTCATCTTGGTGGTGTTCCTGCTGTTGCTGGTGTTGACTGCAGAGCTGTGGGCTCCCAACATGTGTCATCTCCAGCTGATGGAGACCTTTCTGATCCTGATGATGGGCTCCTGGCTGATGCAGGCAGGCTTTATTCTATACAGACCTGTCTCTGGCTACCCATGGCAGGACGATGACATCAGTGACATCATGTTTGTCACCACCTTCTTCTGCTGGCATGTGATGATCAATGCCTCATTCCTGTTGGGAATCTATGGCTTCTCTTCCTTTTGGTATCATTGTTTCAGACCCAGCTTGAAGCTGACTGGGCCCAAAGAAGCTCCATATTATGCAAGCACTCCAGGACCCCTCTACAAGTTGCTACAGGAAATGGGGCAGTCAGAGAAAGAGGACCAGGCTCTCCTCCTTCCAAAGAGCTCCCCCTGA